Within the Dolichospermum compactum NIES-806 genome, the region CGGCTTTAGTTTTTCCCGTTCCAGTTGGTGCTAAATCAAGAATAATATCGGCATCTTTTGATTTTTCAAATACATCAATTTGATGTTGTAGTGGTTTACCACCCATGAAAGATAATTCATCTGGAGATGCACAAGCTGAAATACTCCGATTTTCTAACCTGATAACTAATTTTTGATTACTCATTTCTGTTTTCTCTACCACAATAATGTAAACCTGCGGGTACAATCATTTCGCCAATTTGCCAAGCTGCACCTCGAAAATGAAGATTTTTTAATATCGGTGCAGGAGGTATAGAGATTAAATCAAAAGCAAATACTTCTATTTGTCTTGGTAAATCAGCCACATTTAGATAAAATTGACTTTTATATTCGCCTTCTGGGAGTAAATTTATAGGAAACTCTTTTAAGACCTTCACTTTAACTTTACTAGCGAATTTTCCCACACGAATATAATCTGGTAATTGTTGATTTCCAAATACTAATGTTTGAAATTTATTACCCCTTTCAATCATGCGTAATCTTCCAGTTTGGGGAAAATTACTTGCTCTAAATGAACTAGGTTTTGTACCTTGACGTTGTAATGGTAAATCTTCTCTGGCAGTTGCTACACGATTATTAGTCATGGTGTACCAATAAGCATCAGAAAGAGCGTTAAATCTTTCAAATCTAAATGTAACTCTGCCTATTGGTGAAGCTGGTAAAATGTAGCAAGATGGCGCTATTGCTTGAAAATCTTCTTTGTAGGTGGGTCGTCCTGTAGCCTGACCTTGGAGACGATAGGGGGAATTTACCCAACCTAAAGCATAGGTTAAAGCATAATTCCCAAGTAACCCCTCAGTGTAATAGGTATCAGACAACTCCCTAGAGGCAAAAAAGACTGGTTCAAGACAGTTTAATTCAATAAGTTTTGCCTGTGAAAAAGGAATTGTTGACATAATTTAGTTCTCTACTTCAACTTGAGTATTTTTGTTTTTACCTTTACCTTTACCTTTGTTTTTTTCAGGTGCAACTTGACGGAAAGGTTCATAGGATTGACTTAAACGTTTGAGAAAAGTATCACGTTCTGCTTCTGACCAGTGGGTTTCTACATCAGTAATTAAAGTTGCTAATTCTTCATCAGATAATTGCACAGAAACCCCTCTTCTATTTTGCCAATTTGTAATTACTTGTTTGGTTGCTGTGATGACTCGATTAATATTTAAAGGATGTTCTAAAGGTTCACCTAAAGCACTGTATGTAGCTTGTACAAGTTCCAAGGAGCTAGGTAATTCGGTAATACTGCCAAAAATACCTAATATTTGATTTTCCATTCTTCCTACACGACTGGAAACAGCACCATAACGACTGGTAAAAAGAATATTTCCGATAATGTAGCGCAGTTCATCAGCAGTTACATCTTTGAGTGTGACAACATCTAAAAAATGAACTCCTGGTTTGATGTATTCGCTGGTATTTAAAGCGGTAGAAGGATTACCTTTTTCATCTCGCATTGTGCCGTTTTCGTAGATGGCGTTAATAGTGCGATCGCCTACCACATCAGTAGCGGATAATATACTAAAAGCATCTTCAGTCCAAATACGGCTTTTTTGTGCGCCACCTCCACCAGCAGCAAAACCATAAAGGAAACAATCTACACACATTTCACAAGGTGCATTAGTATTTAAAGAGCAAATAGAGCCATCTTTGACGTTAGTGTATAAAAGTTCGTGCGCTCTTAAATGTTCTCTTCCATAACGTCTTTCTGGTGCTACTTGTTTACGTTTAGTCATCACCAACCGTTGAATAATATTATCATTATTCACACCAGCTTGAACAAATTCATTACACATTGACTCACCAGAACCTTCTGTGCGAAAAATAGTTTCTGAGTGAGTTGTTCTGAGAACAATTAAAGTAATAAACCGACCTTTGGGGAAATTTTCGTAGGTAGTTGCGAGAACAGGGGAAAGCTTTTGAATTGACATGATAAACTCCTAGTTAGTTAATGATTAATTAAACAGTTGTATTTGTTTCATCAGAATCATCTTCTGATTTATTTTTAAGCTGTTTACGTGCTTCTTCAAGAAAGAATAAATAAGCAGCTTCTAAAGTTTTTTGATCAGATAACAACTTTTCTGGACGTGCAGAGTAAACCTTCTCATATAGGTTGCGTAATACATTGTAATAATGCTTAACTTGTTCAAGTTTTTTTACTCCTACATGATATTCACGATTAATGCGGTCTAATCGTATGTAATATTGCTCGGTTAAAGCTGCAAACATTACCTCCAAATCTAAATGAGGTTTTTGATTTTTTACAGCAGTAATAAAAGCTGTGAAAGGTTCTGTTTGAGCAGTACGTTTGAAAGAACTTCCCTTGAGGTTCGCTTCTGCTGCAATTTGAGCAGCTTCTTTCAAATACTTGGTTAAAAGTGAGTTTTCATTCGGCATAAGGCTCTCCAATAAAGTATTTAACGGGTTACAAATACGACTCCAAATAACACTCAGATTTGGTTCATCTTGTTCTCGTAAAATCCAACGTAACAAAACATAGTAAAGTTCAATTGGTCTATCACAAGTACGAGCCAAATCATACAAACAGTCATCAGATTTCTGAATGCTGGCAACAGATATTGCTAATTCTCCAAGACAACGTAATCTTTCAAGAATTTTTTCTGCATCCTGACTTTGATCATATTGTCCATTTCCCAGTAAAGGTTGCAGCGCAGAAGGAATACCTTCAACTCTGCCATACACATCATCAAATAAATCTACCTCCATATTGCTGCTTAAAGTAAAAGGAAAACCAATATCTAAAGATAAAGATATTTCTAATCCTAGTCTCAGTGATTTTAGTAAAGCTAAAGAAGTATTAACATCTCCCCAAACTAAAGCACTAATCACAGATATATGAATAAAATCTGGTCGTTTAGGTAATGCTGCACCAACTACTTTATTAGCTTTAAATTCCAGTTTATGATTTCGATAAAGTTGTAATTGATCAACAGTAACAGGACCACCCTCAGCATTTGTATGTGAAAGTTGTTCTATAAATTCGCGCCAAATTCTCAAAAGTTCAGGAGAAGAACCTTTAGGTAATGCTAAATGTAAATAAAGAGGTTCTTGTTTGCTAACTTTAGGGAATTTTGCACCAACTGTCATTAGTTGATAAGCTAAGGCCGCAATAGAATCTGCTTGTCTTTTTGGTTCGTCACTAATACCACCTGGTAAACGATTAGAAAAAGCCTGTACTTTTGTTCCAGGAGGCATATTTGGAGAAATTAACTCATTGATTTCAGTGGATGTAGCACCTAAAGAACATCTTTTTTTAGGATTAGCTTCTACATAAGTATCTAATTCATTAATTCCAATTAACTGAGTAGCAAAAGGTAAATTTACCATTCTTTTAACTGCTAAAATCATTTCTTCAGACACTTCTATTTCTTCAGAAGTTTCTCTAGTTTGATTTCTTAACTGAAAAGATTCTTTGAGAGCTTCTTTAATACCTTCAATTCCTTTAATGGATACTTTGGCTGCAAATAAAGGTCGTCCATATAGACAATTAAAAGCTTCAAGTGTAATACGTTGCTGTTCAGAGATACCTGTGTGGTAAGCGATTTTATTCCAAGCATCTTTAGGTTTAAGTTTTGCTTTTATATAACTATTATAAGCTGCCTTTAAACCTTCAGATATAGCAAATTCTTCTGCATTACTTACAGGTAATAATCCAAGTTCAGCCGCTTTTCTTAGTGCTTCCTCACCAGCATCTTCACCCCATTTAGTTACAGATTCAGCAACTTTGTCTGATTTATAACCAGCCTTTTTCTTTTCTAAAAGAGCCTGAACATTGACCAAAACTTCATCAACATTTTGTTGAATAGCTTGATGAGTAACTTGAATACCATCTTTAGTAGGTCTGACAAGTTTCTCAATATTATTACCAAAAACTTGATCAATTTTACTTTGCCAAACAGCAGCGATTTCTTTGGTTAAATCTACATTTGGTAAATTTCCACCTTCAAACAGTTCACTATCTGGAAAAATTGCGATTGGATGGAAGCCATACTTTTGTAAAACTTCTTCACAAGCACCTAGTAACAGGGATGTAATATAACCTTTATCTTCCGATAAACGCACTCGAAAAAGATTACATTTTCTGCCAAAAGCAACGGTTAATTCTGTTTCTATTTTGCGAAATCTTAGCTGATCAGGAATACCTAAATCAAACAAATCAGCAGCAGTAAGCATAGCTGCCCAACGTTCAATATTTGGGTCTTCTGGTAAAAATCTCGCCCCATCGCTAACATTATGACCTGAATGGCGTTCAATCAGTTTTCTGACTAATTCTAAATCATCTTCTGTGTTTACAAAGCTAAGAACACAAGCCTTTTTTAATTCTTCTTTTAGAAAGTCTTTATCCCTAGCTAAAGTTTTAACGTTACGTCCTTGAGAGTCTAATTTATTGAGGTCGTGAACAGCAGTTGCAGCTAATAATAAAGGTCGTTTATCTTCTGGTACTTCTCCTATACGACTGACTGTTAAAATAAACTGACAGGCAGAGTCTAAATGTTCTGCAAGAGTTGTACCCTTTCTCACACCATATTGATGATGATGTGCATGATTTTCATACAGTTGGGGGCGAATTTCGCTGAAATAACTTTCTTCTAAGGATATAGGAGGACGATTTAAAAGACGACCGCGTTTAATCATTTTCTTCTTCCAATGTAATTAAATAAGAGTTGATTTGTCTCACATAAAGCGGATATTGCTGTAACGCAAAACTAATTGCCATGAAAACCTGATTCGGATCTATATCATCATATTCATGAACCAAACGATTTCTTAAACCTGATGATGGTGCAATCTGTTTTGCTAGTTCGGGAGTAAGAATTTGATATTTACCCAATTCAATGAAAGCCTCAAAATTAGTGTAAGTCTTTCCAGAGTTTAGTTTTGACAATATATGATCATTGATGTCTATTGCAGCTTGCGTCATTAATTGCAATAGTCTTTCTGTAATTAATTGCTGTTCAAAACTACTCAAATAATCATCTAAACTAATACCTTCAGATTTTTTGAGGTGATCAAGATAACGACCTATCAACTCCAGTCTAGTTTCAATAATCACAGGTTCTATATTTGTCATACTCCCCACCTTTGTAAAAAATTCTCAATGTTTTCTAATTTAGTTTTTTCAATCTTTTTAATTTCTGTATTACTCAATAACACTCTTTGTTGAAATTTATCAAATTCATCTCTTTGTTCTTCATATAATACCTTTCCATCACGAGCTATAAAATGGGCTATTAATTTGGAACAGTGATTAAGTTCCACAATATCAATTTTGTCAGAATTTATTTTAAATATTTTTCCTAAAATTCCAGGTATTGCAAATGCAGCTAATGGATTATTTTGAATGTATAAATTATATTTTTCTTCATCATATAAAACAGCAAAATCCCAGTCACTATTGGCGTTAATGTTACCTGTTGCTCTAGAACCAAAGAGAACTAACATTTTTAAGTAGGGTATTTTTTCAAGAAATTGTAAAGAAAGTTCTCGAAGTTCTGCAATTGTTGGAATTTTATCTTGCATTTTATCATTATCCATTTTTGGGATTAAAAATTACAATAAAGGTTCAACTCTTTCATGACCTACTAACCTCCGTGCATAAATTAAACAGGCTTGCACATCTTCCCGTTCTAACCAGGAATATGCGTCTAGCAAAGTTTCAATAGTATCTCCTACTGCTAACATTCCTAAAATATGTTCGACAGCTAGACGACGACCACGAATGATTGGTTTACCTCCAAATATTTGGGGGTTAAATGTGATTCTTTCTAGTAATGTTTGTTCGTTCATGGTTTACCTATTTAGCGAAAAATTCGTGATTTGTATCAATGGAATTTCGATAAAGTAAATTATCGGTCATAGTTTTTGACCTCACTAACTACTATTTTCAAGAAATGGGAGTAGGAGAAACTACCCCCAGTATGTCAGAAATTCTTTTTAAGCGTTGCCTATAGTGAGCGAAGCGATCGCTTTTGACTCGATTACCAGTTTATACTCATGCTGTTGACCTTGAATACGACGTTTATCAAACTGATAACCTCTTTTCTTGAGGACGTGCATAGTTGCAGAAAATCGGTGGCTAATTTTTTCGACTAGTTCTTCTGTAGAATGCCAGCAAGAATCTGACATCACTTAAAGCATACGATCTGGGAGATTGTCTTTCACAAGAAATTACCTCAATAAGTTTGCGCCGAAATAGCCATATCAGTGCTAACCTATGAGATACCACTCAAAATAGGTGAACTGAAACAGCTTTGTTTCGGTTACCTCTAATATAGCAGCAAAAATTTGTCTGTAGTAAAGATGTGAGTAAAAATCTGGTAAAAAAATTGTTCCATGAAACTTTTAGGATATATACTAAAGAAGCCTTGAGACTAGACCCTAATCCCTATAAGGGATTGAAACTGTAGTAAAGAAGTGATCAAGGCATTAACATAACTCATTAATCCCTATCAGGGCTTGTAAGCTAGAGCTAGACTCTAGCTTTTTTAATATCTTTTTTAAATACCTCATATTGTGTCCGTAACTCGTTGTTAAAATCTATAATGACACCGAAAATAAAAGTTGACAAGAGATATTAGTGTAAAAGTGTCCGTACAAAATGAGTAGAAAAGGTCAGTCTATTACCCTGTCGGTATCAGAACGAGACAAAGCCGAACTAGAAGCGATCGCACTAGAATTCGGGATGATGTGGGGAGATGATCCCAATATCTCCAAACTGATCAAAGCGATCGCTCAACATGAATTAATCATTGGCAAAAATCATGACTGGCAGGAATCACGTATCCGCACATTATACCGTTGTATAAGTGCATTAACAGACATTGGACAAGTGGAACAAGCTCAGATTATCGCCAATTTGCTACTCGAACGCAGTGAATTGTCCATACCAATGCGAAAAGAAATTGAAAAGGTTTTAAACAATTTACTTCCATCTTGGCGTTTACAAATTGACCACTATATCTTGCGTCAACAACCGTTTCAACTTTCCTATCAAGATGCAACAGAAAGAATATTAAATTATACAGTTCACTATGCTAAGATTACCCCCCATGAAAAACGTCTATATCTTGATTGCTGGTGTGAGGAAACATTAAATAATCATGACATAGAAGAACTACAGCATAACTGGTGTTTTCGTTTAGACAGAATTAACGAAGCAGCTATTACGGAAATTGCTGGTAAATGGCGATCGCAGTTAGATCAAATAGATGTAGAAATGCACCTACTAAACAACTTAGCTTTTGCCTATCAAACTAAACCAGAGGATTCAATAGTTGAATGGATACCAGAAAAATCAAAAGTGAAGCGAGTAATTAGACAAGTATCAAATACATTCTGGTTTATTCGGGAAATCATGCAATATTCCTCCGATTGTATTGTAGTTTCACCGGAGAATGTGCGATCGCGTATTAAAGAAAAACTCATCAATCTATGTCAAAATTATGACTTGACCACATCACTCACCAGTTAATATCATTACAGGTAATAGCCAAGGATTGAGAAATACCTTACACCACAGCGAAAACCCATCTTAAATTAGCACGTCGGATGCTTAAAAATACGCAATCCAGTGTTTAGTAGGGGCCGGTTTTCTCCGCCCTAGACTGTATTACATCCGAAGGATAACCGCTATAGGCAGTGGGTAGAGATTCCTATTCCAGTTAATTTTAATCCCTATAGGGATTAAAATTAACTGATCCTCACTACTGGCAAAATCTCTATTGGAGATTAAAAAGATAATATTTAATTCCCGCAATTCTATCTCCAGGAATTTCACCTGCTTGTAGTTGATCAATTAAAGGTTGAATATCACTACGAATGGAGTGATAGCGTTTAGCCAGTTCTCTTAAATCTCTTTGAAAACGAGGAGTAAGAGCAATTTCAATTGGTAGTGGTTCATTATTATTCTGCATCTATTCCTTCCCACATTTGTGAAAGGGGTATAGTTTGTCCACTTAATGCTTCTTTTATTCCCTGATGAATACCTTCAATGACAATTTCTGTGGGTGTTTCTTCAAG harbors:
- the cas5d gene encoding type I-D CRISPR-associated protein Cas5/Csc1 — encoded protein: MSTIPFSQAKLIELNCLEPVFFASRELSDTYYTEGLLGNYALTYALGWVNSPYRLQGQATGRPTYKEDFQAIAPSCYILPASPIGRVTFRFERFNALSDAYWYTMTNNRVATAREDLPLQRQGTKPSSFRASNFPQTGRLRMIERGNKFQTLVFGNQQLPDYIRVGKFASKVKVKVLKEFPINLLPEGEYKSQFYLNVADLPRQIEVFAFDLISIPPAPILKNLHFRGAAWQIGEMIVPAGLHYCGRENRNE
- the cas7d gene encoding type I-D CRISPR-associated protein Cas7/Csc2, producing MSIQKLSPVLATTYENFPKGRFITLIVLRTTHSETIFRTEGSGESMCNEFVQAGVNNDNIIQRLVMTKRKQVAPERRYGREHLRAHELLYTNVKDGSICSLNTNAPCEMCVDCFLYGFAAGGGGAQKSRIWTEDAFSILSATDVVGDRTINAIYENGTMRDEKGNPSTALNTSEYIKPGVHFLDVVTLKDVTADELRYIIGNILFTSRYGAVSSRVGRMENQILGIFGSITELPSSLELVQATYSALGEPLEHPLNINRVITATKQVITNWQNRRGVSVQLSDEELATLITDVETHWSEAERDTFLKRLSQSYEPFRQVAPEKNKGKGKGKNKNTQVEVEN
- a CDS encoding CRISPR-associated protein Csc3, coding for MIKRGRLLNRPPISLEESYFSEIRPQLYENHAHHHQYGVRKGTTLAEHLDSACQFILTVSRIGEVPEDKRPLLLAATAVHDLNKLDSQGRNVKTLARDKDFLKEELKKACVLSFVNTEDDLELVRKLIERHSGHNVSDGARFLPEDPNIERWAAMLTAADLFDLGIPDQLRFRKIETELTVAFGRKCNLFRVRLSEDKGYITSLLLGACEEVLQKYGFHPIAIFPDSELFEGGNLPNVDLTKEIAAVWQSKIDQVFGNNIEKLVRPTKDGIQVTHQAIQQNVDEVLVNVQALLEKKKAGYKSDKVAESVTKWGEDAGEEALRKAAELGLLPVSNAEEFAISEGLKAAYNSYIKAKLKPKDAWNKIAYHTGISEQQRITLEAFNCLYGRPLFAAKVSIKGIEGIKEALKESFQLRNQTRETSEEIEVSEEMILAVKRMVNLPFATQLIGINELDTYVEANPKKRCSLGATSTEINELISPNMPPGTKVQAFSNRLPGGISDEPKRQADSIAALAYQLMTVGAKFPKVSKQEPLYLHLALPKGSSPELLRIWREFIEQLSHTNAEGGPVTVDQLQLYRNHKLEFKANKVVGAALPKRPDFIHISVISALVWGDVNTSLALLKSLRLGLEISLSLDIGFPFTLSSNMEVDLFDDVYGRVEGIPSALQPLLGNGQYDQSQDAEKILERLRCLGELAISVASIQKSDDCLYDLARTCDRPIELYYVLLRWILREQDEPNLSVIWSRICNPLNTLLESLMPNENSLLTKYLKEAAQIAAEANLKGSSFKRTAQTEPFTAFITAVKNQKPHLDLEVMFAALTEQYYIRLDRINREYHVGVKKLEQVKHYYNVLRNLYEKVYSARPEKLLSDQKTLEAAYLFFLEEARKQLKNKSEDDSDETNTTV
- the hepT gene encoding type VII toxin-antitoxin system toxin tRNA nuclease HepT, translating into MTNIEPVIIETRLELIGRYLDHLKKSEGISLDDYLSSFEQQLITERLLQLMTQAAIDINDHILSKLNSGKTYTNFEAFIELGKYQILTPELAKQIAPSSGLRNRLVHEYDDIDPNQVFMAISFALQQYPLYVRQINSYLITLEEEND
- the mntA gene encoding type VII toxin-antitoxin system antitoxin protein adenylyltransferase MntA, with the translated sequence MQDKIPTIAELRELSLQFLEKIPYLKMLVLFGSRATGNINANSDWDFAVLYDEEKYNLYIQNNPLAAFAIPGILGKIFKINSDKIDIVELNHCSKLIAHFIARDGKVLYEEQRDEFDKFQQRVLLSNTEIKKIEKTKLENIENFLQRWGV
- a CDS encoding DUF433 domain-containing protein, whose translation is MNEQTLLERITFNPQIFGGKPIIRGRRLAVEHILGMLAVGDTIETLLDAYSWLEREDVQACLIYARRLVGHERVEPLL
- a CDS encoding helix-turn-helix transcriptional regulator, yielding MSRKGQSITLSVSERDKAELEAIALEFGMMWGDDPNISKLIKAIAQHELIIGKNHDWQESRIRTLYRCISALTDIGQVEQAQIIANLLLERSELSIPMRKEIEKVLNNLLPSWRLQIDHYILRQQPFQLSYQDATERILNYTVHYAKITPHEKRLYLDCWCEETLNNHDIEELQHNWCFRLDRINEAAITEIAGKWRSQLDQIDVEMHLLNNLAFAYQTKPEDSIVEWIPEKSKVKRVIRQVSNTFWFIREIMQYSSDCIVVSPENVRSRIKEKLINLCQNYDLTTSLTS
- a CDS encoding type II toxin-antitoxin system RelE/ParE family toxin, translating into MQNNNEPLPIEIALTPRFQRDLRELAKRYHSIRSDIQPLIDQLQAGEIPGDRIAGIKYYLFNLQ